The sequence CGTGCAGGTCAGAGGGGGCACCGACGTGTGCGCCCAAGCCAGGCGCCGCAATGGAGGGGCCGCCCGATAGCCAGCCCGGGGTCCGCACACTGAACGAGCGGGCGGCACCGGTCCGACCACCTCCGGGCATGAAGCGACCCCCGGCCGATTCCCTGCCGGGGGTCGCTTCGGTGTTCGTGGGTCAGGGTCCGGCGATGAGCCACAGGATCAGCGCGGCGTCCATGTCCTGGTTGTAGCGGTAGACGACGCTGATGCCGCGGCCGGCGGTCTGCTCGGGCAGCAGCTCGATGACGTACGTCTCGGATCGGGGGTCGGCGTCAGGGAGTCCGCGGGCGTGGTGGGGGTCGGGGTCGTCCTCCAGCGCGCGGCGGACGGTTTCGACGGCGGCCTGCTCGCTCCGGCTGAGGTCGGCCAGGATCTTCTCGGCGGCGTCGCTGAGGAACGCGTGGGTCACCGGGCGCCCGCCTCGTTCATCTTGCGCCGCAGCTCGTCGGTGACGTCCTCGGTGCTCCGGCCGAGCGCGGCCATCGCCTGCGGGTCGAAGCGCAGGAGCACCCGGTGCCGGTATGCCTGGGTGATCTCGCGGACCCGGCCGAGGTCGTCCAGGTCCGCCTCCGACAGCTCCCGCTCGAACGTGGCGAGGTCCGCCGGGAAGCCCCAGACGCGCAGGGCGGCCCGCAGCTCGGCGAGTGTGCGCATCGGCGGGACGGCATCGTGGTGCTCAGGCTGTGCGGTCACGGCCCCTCCTTCGGTCGGTGGTTCGAGTGTCCTACGCGGGACGGCCTTCGGCGGGCGCTCACCGGTTCTTCCTGAACGGGTCGGCGACGTCGCCGCGCAGAACTCCGTGGACGAGCTGGGCGACCTCGGTGGCGCCGGCCTTCGTGGCCGGGGCGTGGATCGTGTGGGCCGTCGTGTGTGCGGAGTTGAGCATCAGCTCCCAGCCGCTGTCGGTGTAGAGCGCGACGGCCAGGCCTCCGGCCGTGCCCCAGGTGGGGCCGCCGGGCACGGGGGCGATGCCGACGCCCATGCGGACGGGGGTGGTCACCACCTCCAGGCCCTCGGCGGCCAGCGCGGTGCGCAGGTGGTTCAGCAGCTCGTACAGCTCGGCCGAGGTGCGTTCGGTCGCCGGGCGCCCGTACTTCCGGGAGACCGCCTCGGCGGCGGCCAGGGCGAGCCAGCCGTCGAAGTCCGCGGCCTTCTGGTCGAGGCCGTGCTGGTCGGCGGTGGCGAGGTAGGCGTCCAGGAGTGCCGCGGCCTCGGTGACGACGCTGGGCGCGTAGAGCCCGGCGTGCCCGTCGTAGATCCGGCGGACCCTCGCGGACGAGCCGGTGGTGGAGGTGGGCATGTGTGCTTCCCTTCAAGGGCGGAGCCCGGGGCCGATACCAGCGGCCCCGGGCTCCATCTTGTCGTGCGGGGTGGACGGTGTGGGGCGAGTCAGGCGATGTCGTCCGGGAGTGGACCGCCCCGGCCGCCGTCCAGGTCGACCATGAGCATGTCGGTCTCGTGCGGAGGCTCGGGGTCGGTGTGGCGGACCCGGTTGTGGAGCCCGGCGGGCAGCAGCGGCAGGTGGACGTCGCGGTGCTCGATGGTGGCCTCGTCGCCGACCGCGCGCAGCATCTCGTACGCGGCGCGGGCCAGGCCGACGCTGCGGTGCCGGCCCCCGGTGCAGCCCCAGGCGATCGTGACGTCGGCGCCGGTGTCCTCGGCCAGGCCCCGGGCGGTGGCCACGGCGTTGAGCGCCAGGCGGT is a genomic window of Streptomyces virginiae containing:
- a CDS encoding RapZ C-terminal domain-containing protein; the encoded protein is MTIRIISFGYGHGPVPTADVVFDLRALLRNPFQDPALKHLTGLDQEVYDHVMNTPGADRLALNAVATARGLAEDTGADVTIAWGCTGGRHRSVGLARAAYEMLRAVGDEATIEHRDVHLPLLPAGLHNRVRHTDPEPPHETDMLMVDLDGGRGGPLPDDIA